One window from the genome of Synergistetes bacterium HGW-Synergistetes-1 encodes:
- a CDS encoding IS3 family transposase: MLYNWYNEYLRTGGLHSAEQLKHTKYSKKQRQEAVEYYLEHGRSISRTITALGFPGRTVLRDWLHKDLPLDKHRSHCKTNGYLVRFTPEQKEQAVIDYCAGNKTPTEIAKSYGVNPNTICGWKKKLLSKGCAAMAKEKPTKAISDEKSIDDLHAEKVGLERKVKDLERDIYRLQLERDILKKAGEIIKKDRGISLETLTNQEKAVLIDALRDKYRLKVLITALRIAKSSYCYQAKLLRGPNKYEELRSEIRTIPYKVNARYGYRRIYIVLKKNGNPVSEKVIRRIMKEEHIVVPYMKKKKYSSYVGEISPEVENIVNRDFHAAKPNTKWLTDLTEFHLPTGKVYLSSLIDCFDGLAVAWTIGTSPDANLTNTMLDGAIRTLKKDEQPIVHSDRGGHYRWPGWLERMKKACLTRSMSKKGCSPDNAACEGFFGRL; this comes from the coding sequence ATGCTTTACAATTGGTATAATGAATACCTCAGAACAGGTGGTTTGCACAGTGCCGAACAGCTCAAGCATACCAAGTATAGTAAAAAGCAGCGACAAGAAGCTGTTGAATATTATCTTGAGCATGGGCGAAGCATTTCACGCACAATTACGGCCTTAGGTTTTCCTGGAAGGACTGTTTTACGAGATTGGTTGCACAAAGATTTACCGTTAGATAAGCATCGCTCGCATTGTAAAACAAATGGCTACTTGGTAAGATTTACTCCAGAGCAGAAAGAACAAGCAGTGATCGATTACTGTGCTGGGAACAAGACACCAACAGAAATCGCAAAATCGTATGGTGTAAACCCTAACACTATTTGTGGCTGGAAGAAGAAGCTGCTTAGCAAAGGGTGTGCTGCCATGGCAAAGGAGAAGCCGACTAAGGCTATCAGTGACGAAAAAAGTATAGATGACCTGCACGCAGAGAAAGTGGGCCTAGAGCGCAAAGTAAAGGATTTGGAGAGAGATATTTACCGCCTCCAACTGGAACGCGATATATTGAAGAAGGCCGGCGAAATCATAAAAAAAGATCGGGGCATCAGTCTTGAAACATTAACGAATCAAGAAAAAGCCGTATTGATTGATGCCCTACGTGACAAATATCGGCTGAAAGTATTGATCACGGCTCTTCGTATAGCAAAGAGCAGCTACTGTTATCAGGCAAAATTATTACGTGGGCCAAACAAGTATGAGGAGCTACGTTCCGAAATAAGAACTATACCCTATAAGGTCAATGCGCGTTATGGATATCGGCGGATTTATATTGTCTTGAAAAAAAACGGTAATCCTGTGTCTGAAAAAGTCATTCGCCGGATAATGAAAGAGGAGCATATTGTTGTTCCTTACATGAAGAAAAAGAAGTACAGCTCCTATGTGGGCGAAATCAGTCCGGAAGTTGAAAATATCGTTAATAGAGATTTTCATGCTGCGAAGCCAAATACAAAGTGGCTGACCGACCTCACTGAATTCCATCTTCCAACAGGCAAAGTGTATTTATCCTCTTTGATTGATTGTTTCGATGGGTTAGCCGTAGCTTGGACAATAGGCACCTCGCCTGATGCTAATCTTACTAACACAATGCTGGACGGGGCAATCCGGACGCTGAAGAAGGATGAGCAGCCGATTGTTCACTCGGATAGAGGAGGTCATTACCGATGGCCGGGATGGCTAGAACGAATGAAAAAAGCATGTTTAACACGCTCTATGTCCAAGAAAGGCTGCTCGCCAGACAACGCCGCTTGTGAAGGGTTCTTTGGCCGGTTAAA
- a CDS encoding transposase, which produces MTDYLTIVRAVYGGLSQRQAATTYHVSRNTVSLLIRHANNQGWLTVEDLSRADATAFSPALLKPVDSVKDTTFRMPDFEHVHAELAKPHVTLKLLWEEYVESCRIGEERFYMETQFRRYYHKFARIHKATIRLEHKPALSMEVDWAGTKIAFFDPESGKMAEASLFVSVLPCSQLIYAEPFRDEKLHSWIAGHVNAFKYFEGVPKTLIPDNLKSSVKRPNFYEPELNKTYLEMSGHYGSVVLPARVRKPKDKSSVENSVLIASRKILAKLRNVQILSFADLQSLIRSALKQVNEAPLTGKSGSRWSTYLAEEKEYMLPLPEFPYEMAQWGKAKVQPNCHIAFQRKFYSVPFEYLGEEADVRATQFTVEIFYHHQRIASHKRLWGKADYSTIQEHMPPDKLFFSDWNRSRFLSWAEKTGDAARKVVEAILDRAVIEQQAYRSCFGLLNLQNKYGPQRLERACCLILTRTLSPTYQQIKNILEKNMDAAEQPGTKRKEHPSVKRGFQRGATYFGGDAND; this is translated from the coding sequence ATGACTGATTATTTGACAATAGTCAGGGCTGTATATGGCGGACTAAGTCAGCGCCAGGCAGCCACCACGTATCATGTGTCAAGAAATACTGTTTCACTGCTCATCCGGCATGCCAATAACCAAGGATGGCTTACTGTTGAGGACCTCAGCAGAGCTGACGCCACAGCTTTTTCCCCTGCTTTGCTGAAGCCCGTTGACTCTGTCAAGGACACAACGTTCAGGATGCCGGATTTCGAACATGTCCATGCAGAACTGGCCAAACCCCACGTAACGTTGAAATTGCTCTGGGAAGAGTACGTAGAAAGTTGCCGTATCGGCGAAGAGCGATTTTACATGGAGACTCAATTTCGGCGTTATTATCACAAATTTGCGAGGATCCATAAGGCAACTATCCGGCTGGAACACAAACCGGCCTTGTCAATGGAAGTTGACTGGGCCGGTACAAAAATAGCTTTTTTCGACCCTGAAAGCGGAAAGATGGCTGAAGCTTCTTTGTTTGTATCGGTCCTTCCCTGTAGTCAGCTAATTTATGCGGAACCTTTCCGGGACGAGAAGCTCCACTCATGGATAGCGGGACACGTTAATGCCTTTAAGTATTTTGAAGGTGTTCCGAAAACACTTATACCGGATAACCTTAAATCAAGCGTTAAACGCCCAAATTTCTATGAGCCGGAGTTAAATAAAACCTATCTGGAGATGTCCGGTCATTACGGAAGTGTTGTATTGCCCGCCAGAGTCCGTAAACCCAAGGATAAATCGTCAGTCGAAAACAGTGTGCTCATAGCATCAAGGAAGATCCTGGCCAAACTGCGCAACGTCCAGATCTTATCATTTGCAGATCTGCAAAGTCTTATCCGTTCTGCTCTGAAACAGGTGAATGAAGCTCCGTTGACCGGGAAAAGCGGAAGCCGTTGGTCCACTTATCTTGCCGAAGAAAAGGAATACATGCTCCCGCTTCCCGAATTCCCTTATGAAATGGCTCAATGGGGAAAGGCCAAAGTCCAGCCAAATTGCCACATTGCCTTCCAACGCAAGTTCTACTCTGTCCCGTTTGAGTATTTGGGAGAAGAGGCAGATGTGCGCGCAACGCAGTTTACCGTAGAAATATTCTATCATCATCAGCGGATCGCGTCTCACAAAAGACTGTGGGGAAAAGCCGACTACTCAACCATACAGGAACATATGCCACCGGATAAACTTTTCTTTTCAGACTGGAACCGGTCCCGCTTCCTTTCATGGGCGGAGAAGACAGGGGATGCTGCCAGAAAGGTCGTTGAGGCGATTCTGGATCGTGCAGTCATTGAGCAGCAGGCTTATCGTTCCTGTTTCGGTCTCCTGAACCTGCAAAACAAATACGGACCCCAAAGGCTTGAACGTGCCTGCTGCCTTATTCTTACGAGGACTCTTTCCCCTACATACCAACAGATCAAAAATATCCTCGAGAAAAATATGGATGCTGCAGAACAACCAGGTACAAAGCGTAAAGAACATCCATCGGTTAAAAGGGGATTCCAGCGAGGAGCAACTTACTTCGGAGGCGATGCAAATGATTAG
- a CDS encoding IS66 family transposase, with protein MKNVIFELEEMKNKYEESEAKRRELEDKNSELAKLVAYYEECFRLNQHRQFGQSSEKTDADSRQILIVFDETENEAQLKKPEPSVEEITYTRHRRSCTGTGEENFDSLPVEKVLHSIPEEDRICPECGDTMHIMGHEKRRELTIIPAQVKVVEHEREVYSCRRCERENIKVPVIKAPMPEAVIKGSAASASSIAHIMVQKYMNGVPLYRQEMSFLNDGFILSRQTMANWLIRASSDWLEPLYEQMRESLLKEEILHADETVVQVLKEPGRSPGRESFMWLYRTGRYTETPAVLYEYRETRSSAHPKRFLEDFKGYLHTDGYSGYKTLQKDIRLCGCWAHARRKFHEAVEAAPPEEKTNSVSQKGLDFCSRLFELEREYEHLTPEERHIKRTEQSKPVSEAFFTWASSVCALPKSALGKALHYALEQRPYLETFYLDGRLEVSNNRAERSIKPFVIGRKNWLFCCTPKGAKASSIIYSIIETAKENRLKPFEYLKYIFETMPCETRFFRATGSQYREPLARGDQSQRRGAESHRSKHKYKEPPELRRRRLFVFNQLNVWKYCL; from the coding sequence ATGAAAAATGTCATATTTGAACTGGAAGAAATGAAGAATAAATACGAGGAATCTGAGGCGAAACGCCGTGAGCTCGAGGATAAGAACTCTGAGCTTGCAAAACTTGTTGCGTACTATGAAGAGTGTTTCCGTCTGAACCAGCACCGCCAGTTTGGTCAGTCGAGCGAAAAGACAGATGCTGACTCGCGGCAGATACTAATTGTCTTCGATGAGACGGAAAATGAAGCCCAACTAAAGAAACCTGAACCGTCTGTTGAAGAGATAACTTATACCAGACACAGGCGCAGCTGCACAGGTACGGGCGAGGAGAATTTCGATTCACTCCCTGTAGAGAAGGTACTGCACTCAATCCCGGAAGAGGATCGTATATGTCCTGAATGCGGAGACACTATGCACATCATGGGACATGAGAAGAGACGCGAACTTACGATAATCCCGGCGCAGGTGAAGGTTGTTGAGCACGAACGGGAAGTATACTCCTGCCGCCGCTGTGAACGTGAGAACATAAAAGTTCCGGTCATAAAGGCTCCGATGCCGGAAGCTGTAATAAAAGGCAGCGCTGCATCGGCTTCCTCCATTGCCCACATCATGGTACAGAAATACATGAACGGTGTTCCGCTTTACCGTCAGGAGATGTCGTTCCTTAATGACGGCTTCATTCTTAGCCGCCAGACCATGGCAAACTGGCTCATTCGTGCATCTTCGGACTGGCTTGAACCTTTGTACGAACAGATGAGAGAGAGTCTGCTTAAAGAAGAAATACTTCATGCCGATGAGACTGTGGTACAGGTATTAAAGGAACCGGGCAGATCTCCGGGCAGGGAATCATTCATGTGGCTCTACCGCACCGGAAGATATACAGAAACACCTGCGGTCCTTTATGAATACCGGGAGACCAGATCGAGCGCCCATCCTAAAAGATTTCTTGAAGACTTCAAAGGATACCTCCATACAGACGGCTATTCGGGCTACAAGACGCTGCAGAAAGACATCCGTCTCTGCGGCTGCTGGGCCCATGCGAGAAGAAAATTCCACGAAGCGGTGGAGGCCGCCCCTCCTGAAGAAAAGACAAACAGCGTCTCTCAGAAAGGACTTGATTTCTGCAGCAGACTATTCGAACTGGAACGGGAATATGAACATCTCACTCCTGAAGAGCGTCATATAAAGCGAACCGAACAAAGCAAGCCTGTCTCAGAAGCATTCTTTACATGGGCTTCCTCTGTCTGTGCGCTGCCGAAATCCGCACTTGGCAAAGCCCTGCACTACGCATTGGAACAGAGGCCATACCTTGAAACCTTCTATCTTGACGGAAGACTGGAGGTCTCCAACAACAGAGCGGAGCGCAGTATAAAGCCTTTTGTCATAGGCAGAAAGAACTGGCTTTTCTGCTGTACTCCAAAAGGAGCAAAGGCCAGCTCAATAATCTACTCCATAATTGAGACAGCGAAGGAAAACCGGCTCAAACCCTTTGAATACCTCAAATACATCTTTGAGACGATGCCCTGCGAAACGCGTTTTTTTAGAGCCACCGGATCGCAGTACAGAGAGCCATTGGCGCGCGGAGATCAGAGCCAGCGGCGCGGGGCCGAGAGCCATCGAAGCAAACACAAATATAAAGAGCCACCTGAGTTGAGGAGAAGGCGGCTCTTTGTATTTAACCAACTAAACGTTTGGAAGTATTGCCTCTGA
- a CDS encoding N-acetyl sugar amidotransferase yields MRYCKKCVMPDTRPGITFDEEGVCCACRAHEKKQLTDWDQRFEELKKLCDKYRNKSKFGYDCIIAVSGGKDSHFQVHIMKEVLGMTPLLVSVEDNFPMTEAGKHNIRNISETFGCEIISLKPNIKAQKSIMRKTFENYGKPTWYIDRLIYTYPLHMAIKFNIPLLVYGENISYEYGGSGAIETPSAKEQIFNGVASDIDTNELLSPSVTLKDLTLCQPPTQMEMSKIDPIYLSYFVPWNSYLNYTFAKSVGFHDLTHEWSRTHNVENFDQVDSRAYTVHYWLKYPKFGHQAATDYSSRFIRYGLMTRKEALEAVKNHDHALDPFAVRDFCEFCGYSEREFWAIVDKFYNREIFQKDPFGRWVLKEPVWG; encoded by the coding sequence ATGAGGTATTGTAAAAAATGTGTAATGCCTGATACACGTCCCGGAATTACTTTTGATGAAGAAGGAGTTTGTTGTGCATGCAGAGCACACGAGAAAAAACAGTTAACAGATTGGGATCAGCGCTTTGAAGAATTAAAAAAACTTTGCGATAAATATAGAAACAAGAGTAAATTCGGATATGACTGTATCATTGCTGTAAGTGGAGGGAAAGACAGTCACTTCCAAGTCCACATTATGAAAGAGGTTCTCGGAATGACCCCCTTGTTGGTTTCAGTGGAAGACAACTTTCCAATGACAGAGGCCGGCAAGCATAATATTCGCAACATTTCAGAAACATTCGGATGTGAGATCATTTCCCTGAAGCCAAATATCAAAGCTCAAAAAAGTATAATGAGAAAAACTTTCGAGAATTATGGTAAACCGACATGGTACATTGACAGATTAATATACACATATCCTTTACATATGGCAATAAAATTCAACATTCCGCTTTTAGTATATGGTGAGAATATTAGTTACGAATATGGAGGATCTGGAGCGATAGAAACTCCTTCTGCTAAAGAACAAATTTTTAATGGAGTCGCTTCAGATATTGATACTAATGAGTTATTAAGCCCCTCCGTTACGTTAAAAGACCTAACACTATGTCAGCCGCCAACCCAAATGGAAATGAGCAAAATTGATCCTATATATTTAAGCTATTTTGTTCCATGGAATAGTTACTTAAATTACACATTTGCAAAATCTGTCGGATTTCATGATTTAACACATGAATGGTCAAGAACACATAACGTAGAAAACTTTGACCAGGTAGACTCAAGAGCGTACACGGTACATTACTGGTTAAAATATCCCAAATTTGGACATCAGGCTGCGACAGATTATTCATCACGCTTTATCAGATATGGGCTGATGACGAGGAAAGAAGCTCTCGAAGCTGTTAAAAATCATGACCATGCACTTGACCCATTTGCAGTTAGAGATTTCTGTGAATTTTGCGGTTATTCAGAAAGGGAATTCTGGGCTATTGTGGATAAATTTTATAATAGAGAAATCTTCCAAAAAGATCCCTTCGGCAGGTGGGTCCTAAAAGAACCTGTATGGGGTTAA
- a CDS encoding AAA family ATPase, with translation MLQNNQVQSVKNIHRLKGDSSEEQLTSEAMQMISQETLNKLKLMKLTGMAESLHQQETDPSYQEMNFQERMGLLVDWEFSRRQHTRLQRLIHSAQFQNSTACVESICYEDDRKLDRQLILELASCNYIPHARNIIIIGPTGAGKSYLAQALGQSACRRLLPTRYIQLSDLLDELKMAREKSMETFYRVRKAFTKVRVLIIDEWLLFPITEEDAQLLLWIIDRRHSHQSTIIASQYEPAEWLDQIPIPVAAEAITDRLAAQAYKIIIRGNTSKRLVG, from the coding sequence ATGCTGCAGAACAACCAGGTACAAAGCGTAAAGAACATCCATCGGTTAAAAGGGGATTCCAGCGAGGAGCAACTTACTTCGGAGGCGATGCAAATGATTAGCCAGGAGACCCTTAACAAGCTTAAGCTAATGAAGCTTACAGGTATGGCGGAATCCCTTCACCAGCAAGAAACAGATCCCTCCTATCAGGAGATGAACTTCCAGGAGAGGATGGGGCTTCTGGTGGACTGGGAGTTCAGCAGACGCCAGCATACCCGGCTGCAGAGGCTTATTCATTCAGCCCAATTCCAGAACAGTACCGCCTGTGTGGAAAGCATTTGTTATGAGGATGACAGAAAGCTTGACCGCCAGCTCATCTTGGAACTGGCTTCCTGCAACTATATCCCACATGCCCGAAATATTATCATCATAGGTCCCACCGGAGCAGGAAAGTCTTATCTTGCTCAGGCGCTGGGACAATCCGCCTGCAGACGCCTTCTGCCCACTCGATACATACAATTGTCGGATTTGCTGGATGAACTAAAAATGGCAAGAGAAAAAAGCATGGAGACGTTCTATCGGGTGCGTAAGGCATTCACTAAGGTGCGTGTGCTGATAATCGACGAATGGCTATTGTTCCCCATCACCGAAGAAGATGCTCAGCTGCTGCTTTGGATCATTGACCGGCGTCACAGCCACCAGTCAACGATCATAGCATCCCAGTATGAACCTGCAGAATGGCTTGACCAGATACCCATACCAGTAGCTGCTGAGGCAATTACAGACAGACTTGCTGCTCAAGCGTACAAAATTATCATCAGAGGCAATACTTCCAAACGTTTAGTTGGTTAA